In Deltaproteobacteria bacterium, a genomic segment contains:
- a CDS encoding methyl-accepting chemotaxis protein encodes MLQKLSLRARLILGFLLAGIVPVLVLALISLNTTSNTIRQETFNKLTAIREIKGEQIEDYFATIRNQVASMSEDPGIVQAMVELKAAFRTVAKDNNISNTSDLRTKLGTYYTGEFSSEYSKQNNGKTADMMSILNRLDDESVSLQYYYIRANQNPLGSKHKLDRGSDNSTYSTLHAKYHPAIRGFLEKFGYYDVFLVDPDTGDVVYTVFKELDFTTSLIDGPYAESNLGKVFREANGATDSSYVKLIDFAPYLPSYEAPASFIASPIFDGDKKVGVLIFQMPVDKINSVMTSKERWSEIGLGASGESYLVAQDYSMRSKSRFLIEDSEGYLSMMTGLGVPNATLDKIRAKNTSILFQEVKTKGTEAALGGTSAVEVFPDYRGVPVVSAYRPLNIEDMNWVIMSEIDDEEAFRPLAELKWLVVCVLGVAVVGIGLFAALSARSIARPLIEVMNRLTTGTKEVTHAANQVAASGQALAQGVSEQAASLEETAASLEEVSSMTKNNNQNSDQASKLSSEVYELSTEGVDVMQRMSSSIGDINESADATAAIIKTIDNIAFQTNLLALNAAVEAARAGDAGKGFAVVAEEVRSLAQRSAAAAKETSDKIKRSKDLAEQGVKVSEEMARALEKMKESSVKAADLVKAISVASGEQTTGIQQVNTAVTELDKVTQTNAASAEESAAASEELLAQASDIDAVVRDLSVMVYGSGGAERMSEEEDEEEDRDEWSNGKLSRKSPEPTVLAGKSQRVNGKAHGKTGTSNKASSRAVEREFG; translated from the coding sequence ATGTTACAGAAACTGTCATTGCGTGCGAGATTAATTCTTGGCTTTTTGCTAGCTGGCATAGTGCCGGTTTTGGTGCTCGCGTTAATCTCATTAAACACGACTAGCAATACAATTAGGCAGGAAACTTTTAATAAGCTAACTGCTATTCGAGAAATTAAGGGCGAACAGATAGAAGACTACTTCGCGACTATACGAAATCAGGTCGCGTCGATGTCTGAGGATCCCGGCATAGTGCAAGCTATGGTTGAGCTTAAGGCGGCGTTCCGAACAGTCGCCAAGGATAATAATATTTCAAATACGTCTGACTTAAGAACAAAATTAGGCACATATTATACAGGCGAATTTTCCAGCGAGTACAGCAAGCAGAATAACGGCAAAACCGCTGATATGATGTCAATCCTAAATAGGCTAGACGATGAGTCGGTATCGCTACAGTACTATTACATTCGCGCAAACCAAAATCCACTTGGGTCAAAACACAAACTCGACCGCGGTAGTGACAACTCGACCTATTCCACTCTCCATGCAAAATATCACCCTGCAATTCGTGGGTTCTTGGAGAAGTTTGGCTATTATGACGTGTTCCTGGTCGATCCGGATACTGGCGATGTGGTGTATACGGTGTTTAAGGAATTAGACTTTACTACATCTCTTATTGATGGGCCATATGCAGAATCAAATCTCGGCAAGGTTTTTCGCGAGGCAAATGGCGCAACTGACTCTAGTTATGTAAAGCTTATAGACTTTGCGCCCTATTTGCCATCGTATGAGGCACCAGCGAGTTTTATCGCCTCGCCCATTTTTGACGGCGATAAGAAAGTTGGGGTGCTTATTTTCCAAATGCCGGTGGATAAGATTAACTCAGTAATGACGAGTAAGGAGCGATGGTCAGAAATCGGCTTGGGTGCTAGCGGGGAGAGCTACCTCGTTGCTCAGGACTATTCGATGAGGAGTAAGTCGCGATTCTTAATCGAAGATTCAGAGGGATACCTTTCCATGATGACAGGTCTAGGCGTTCCTAACGCAACATTGGATAAGATTCGAGCAAAGAACACCTCAATACTTTTTCAGGAGGTAAAGACTAAAGGCACTGAGGCAGCGCTAGGCGGAACTTCAGCCGTTGAGGTATTTCCGGACTATCGCGGAGTTCCAGTGGTAAGCGCCTATCGACCACTAAACATCGAAGATATGAACTGGGTCATTATGTCCGAAATCGACGACGAGGAGGCATTTAGGCCACTTGCTGAATTAAAGTGGCTAGTCGTCTGCGTCCTGGGCGTTGCTGTAGTAGGCATCGGATTATTCGCAGCCTTGAGCGCAAGATCTATTGCGCGGCCGCTCATAGAGGTCATGAATCGGCTAACGACTGGCACTAAGGAGGTAACGCACGCTGCAAATCAGGTAGCTGCAAGTGGGCAGGCGCTGGCACAGGGAGTGTCTGAGCAGGCGGCGTCGTTGGAAGAAACGGCGGCTTCGCTTGAAGAGGTGTCGTCGATGACGAAAAACAATAACCAAAACTCCGATCAAGCGAGTAAACTATCTAGCGAGGTATACGAGCTATCTACGGAAGGGGTTGATGTAATGCAGAGAATGTCCTCGTCCATCGGTGATATTAACGAATCCGCTGACGCGACTGCGGCTATTATCAAAACTATTGACAATATCGCGTTTCAGACAAACCTGCTCGCCTTAAACGCCGCCGTAGAGGCTGCAAGAGCAGGGGATGCTGGAAAGGGATTTGCCGTAGTGGCCGAAGAGGTGCGAAGCCTCGCTCAAAGAAGTGCGGCAGCAGCCAAGGAGACAAGCGATAAAATCAAACGCTCTAAAGACTTAGCCGAGCAAGGCGTAAAAGTGTCAGAGGAAATGGCTAGGGCTCTGGAGAAGATGAAGGAAAGTTCAGTAAAGGCTGCTGACTTAGTAAAGGCAATTTCGGTTGCTAGCGGCGAACAGACTACGGGCATTCAGCAAGTTAACACCGCTGTGACCGAATTGGACAAAGTGACGCAGACCAACGCTGCTTCCGCCGAGGAATCAGCGGCAGCTTCAGAGGAGCTGTTGGCACAAGCCTCTGATATAGACGCCGTGGTCAGAGACCTGTCAGTGATGGTGTATGGCAGTGGGGGCGCCGAACGCATGTCAGAGGAGGAGGACGAGGAGGAAGATAGGGATGAGTGGAGCAATGGTAAGCTCTCAAGAAAATCCCCGGAACCCACAGTGCTGGCTGGAAAGAGCCAGAGAGTCAACGGGAAAGCTCACGGCAAGACCGGAACTAGTAATAAAGCTAGCTCGCGAGCTGTTGAGAGAGAGTTCGG
- a CDS encoding lytic transglycosylase domain-containing protein, which translates to MAFASPIYVVHGANGKKIFTTRVPRNGSSYYVLPTNRFKRAHFSRIGRRGWSASPIAKSQFDHIIVKTAKANDLEPALVKSVIHAESAFNPRAVSPKGAVGLMQLMPQTARRFGVANSFNVEDNIAGGVRYLRVLSDRYRGNLRLILAAYNSGEHSVDRYGGIPPYRETQVYVTRVLTLLERYRALQRKA; encoded by the coding sequence ATGGCATTTGCTAGTCCGATTTACGTCGTGCATGGAGCAAATGGCAAAAAAATATTTACGACTCGTGTGCCAAGGAACGGATCGTCTTACTATGTTCTGCCGACCAATAGATTTAAGCGAGCGCATTTTAGTCGCATCGGCCGCCGGGGATGGAGCGCTAGCCCGATAGCCAAGAGCCAATTCGATCACATCATCGTTAAGACTGCAAAGGCTAACGACCTTGAGCCTGCATTGGTAAAATCAGTAATACACGCAGAATCGGCATTTAATCCGCGCGCTGTTTCGCCTAAAGGCGCTGTGGGACTAATGCAATTAATGCCACAAACCGCCAGGCGTTTCGGCGTGGCAAATAGTTTTAACGTCGAAGACAACATTGCCGGCGGTGTTCGTTATTTGCGCGTTCTTAGCGACAGGTACCGCGGGAATCTCCGCCTAATCCTTGCTGCTTACAACTCTGGCGAGCATTCGGTAGATCGCTATGGGGGAATTCCACCTTATAGAGAGACGCAAGTGTATGTGACGAGAGTATTAACGCTCCTCGAAAGATATCGCGCATTACAGAGAAAAGCATGA